TACACAGGTGCAACAAGGCACTGGAGGCCACTGattgtaaaagaacaaaatgatgtgataaagatgaagaagataCCAGTGTGTTAAAAGACTGGTTCAACATACTCAAAACATCCATAACCTTTTTCAAACACCGAGCTGTGCGTGTTACAAATACCAGTGCAAATATTGTCGTGACAAAATTGTCTGCGCACAAAAAAGAAAGGGTATCATCTGTGGTCTGACAGTAGAGGTCCCTCTTCTTGTTGTGGAGCCATCTTTGACATGACTCAGTGGAGAGATTTTCTCGTTCAGTGCAAACCAACTCTAAGTTTTCCAGTTCATCACAGGGAATCATCTTGTCTCTGAAAAAGTATCATGCTAACAATAGACTCTTTTCTTGCGGAGGTGTGGTTGAGGGCCAGGCCAGAGGCTCACCCAGAAAGTTTGGAGCGTGAAGTCCACATTGGACCTGGACCAAAGCTTGTTCTAGATGTAGCTCAGTGGATGAAAGAAACTAAGATGTCTCAAAGGCCTCCTTCTGATTCTCAAGACTCATTCTTGCCTTATAGCTGTGATTAGAGTGCCAGCTTTCCTCCCCCCAGGTCTACGCTCAGAATCTACAGCCAAGTCAGAGCCAGCAGAATGAAATTCACCTTCTTTATTGTTTCACAAACAAGAAGAAACTCTCTCTGTTAGACCTATAATAAAGTATTCTAGCATCTAGTTTGTCACATAATGTATTTACAGTAAGCTATTTAATGACTcataaaacatcaaaatatgtttttgttttgttaaaatctATTGTGGCATTACATATTTCTATTCGTCTTCAATCACTTTAATTGGCCGATCTGACAACTACAACaatgttattttgtttactGTAAAGATATATTTCTTAAGTCCCCAATCGTCATGACTCCATCTGCCTGGAATGTTGCATCTTAAGAAATATCATCACATTTCACTAAAGACCCAGCACGTGGCAGAAGAACGTAGGTGACCTTTGTCCAACTTTCAAcccagaaacaaaaacatttgtagaggttcttttacagttttttttctctctctctcttttctctgaagTATATGGAGAGCAGTGTtatggagaggacagagaaccaggcagagagagggaggggggtggtCGGCGAGCTTTGGAGGAAATCTGGAACCTATAAACTTGGGCAACTTCTATGACAAGAAGCAAACGTCACAACGGTTCAATTTGGTTGGCTGTACGACACACCTTTGTCTCCGCCTCGTCCCTTTGATCGGACCAATTGCTTCAAATTTGTTCTTCCTGTTGTCTTAAGCTcagctgtcaaaaaaaaagaCCTCCGGACCAATCAGGGAGTCAAATGGGTGGGAAGCTGAAAGTTTCACGGTCCCCTCCCTTTAAAAAGTCAGATTCGGGTTGCTGCTGTCTCACATGCAGCTACAGGAGCGGAGCATGAGAGCAGTCCAGTTTGCCGATGCAGTGTATGCGCTGACAGAGAATGAGTAGAAATCGCTGGCAGATTTCCATGCGTGTGGATGAAGAAGCGTTGTCGCAATCTAAACCTTAGAGCTGATTACGCTCCCATTTTGGCTTAACACGTTTAGATGTGACAAAGTGAGAATCTTATAACTTTTGGAGAAAGTAGAGCGACACAGCAGAGGCCCAGAGGAACACAGAAGGTAACGGAGGGAGTTTCTGAAGACGAACGGAGCCAAGAAAACTGTGCGAGAGAAGCAGAGGGGGAGTGGAGAGAAACATactgaagagaagagagaaacactgagatattcaaagaagaaaaacGTGGCCAAgcatgagagaggaggagcagtctAATGATGACCACCCTGAGGGAGGGGTGGTTTCCAGCCAGGACAACATGGGTAGACCACCTTCTAACGCATGTCCCGTTGTTGTAGAAACACCAGGGGCCACCGGGCGTAAAAGGCAGACAGGCTCACATCCGGAGGATCACGTCGCCACAGTTGCTCCCGCCACAGTAGTGGATGATAGCAAAGTCAAGCCAGGGGACGAGATCCAGGTCTACACTCCTTCTGGAACCAAGAGACTTAAGAGGAGTCCTCTGCACCGGCCACCTTCCTCAGGCCCCTCCCTTTCCCCCGTCCCCGGTCCTAGTCCTGAAGACCTCTTAGCCCTCGAGGACCCGCACGGCCAGCGGGTGATTGCCAACATCCGGGAGCGCCAGCGGACACAATCTCTGAATGACGCCTTTGCCTCGTTGCGTAAAATAATCCCCACTCTCCCCTCTGACAAACTGAGCAAGATCCAGACACTCAAGCTGGCATCGCGCTACATTGATTTCCTGTACCAGGTGTTGGAGAGCGACGAGATGGACTCTAAACAAGCTGGATGTAACTACCTTGCACATGAAAGACTGAGCTACGCCTTCTCTgtgtggaggatggagggggcCTGGTCGACCATGTCCGCGAGTCACTAACCCTGCCTGGAAGAAAGATTTGTCCTTTGACTGCTAAAACCTTACGCCTAAAACCTCCTCATGACGGAAATATTCTTACAGACAGCTGACAGTGGACTCACACTAATAAACTCCTCAACGTAGCTCATCTGTTTGCCTCAGTGGAAAGACTATCTGACACCTCGATGAGAAGAGTTTGGTAGTTTGAAGCCACTACCCTTTCATGTAAATTGCAGTAACTTCCATTGTTGTCAGACCAGATatctgatgtaaatatgaattctTATCATTCTATTGTTGAGCTCTTACTGCTCATGTGTGTCAGTTTTGGAGAAATGTACCAAAACAGGGACATTGTGCTCAGTGTGTGATTCCTAGTATTTTTTGAGGATCTTTTTTTACGACACTTGTCCTCTGTTTACATCGATCACAGGGGACGACAGGACAGGCGAGAGACAAAAACAGCCGGACTTCATTCTACATTCATTCAGTTCAACCAGCTGATGGTTAAGGATACCCTTTCCTTAATGTTGCCTCCACATGACAGCACGGCTTGTTCTTCCAGGAGCCCCCCCCTCCGGACCCCTCAGCTCTTCCTGGATTGCGAAGCTTGACCTCTGGTTTCATCCCTATCTTTTATCACCCTTAACCTCCATCAGTcaacatcacatcatcatcataggTATGCATACTCTGAGCCACATTTGATCTTtagttcatgtttttatttgatttaatttctgcATTGAAGTACTGCACTGGTTTTATGTAATATAGTATGCGCAACATGGGATTAGAAGAAGGTCAGAACTGGAAAGACAAAATTTGATATTTCAGACCTCTGACATTTCCATACCCTTTCAACTCCTACTTTTCCAAGACTCTGACATACTGTGAATCCCTGACCACCTCTGAACCCAAGCGACGGTGGAAAAAGGAGCTGCGGGCGGCTGTCATCCTGACTAaagtttcttctctttttaccCAAACCAAGCCCCTTTGTTTCTTCCAAAGCCAAAAAAAAGCCTCTCCTCTAGAAATTCTTTCCTCTCATTTCGGCCCAAATTTGCTTGCGTTGCATGAAAGCGCGATACAGCTACAGCGAGCTGACGAGGAGGcgtaatgaaaacaaatggtcTTAAAAAGCCATGAATCATGTGTGTTGCCATCAAAGGGAGAGACTGATGTGGCTTCCCGCCGTAAAACCACTGGGAGTGATAGAGGAGGTGAGGGCTGATTTATATGCACACAAATGAGCTTACATGCACAGGTATCTTCATGCGCACGCAACCATGCACAAAAACCTACACATACATGTCTTTTTCTCTAAAAGTCGAATACACAATTACCAAATTATACAAAAAAGCCAGTTTTTAGAGTTGCTGTACCTCTGATTCTGTCCTTACGTAAAACAGATGTTAATGCCAAGCAAACGTCACCGGCAACATTAGCTTTCATTTCATATGAAACCAAACTACAAAAACATAAAGGTTGCCTTGCTGTTTGTACTCAACACATATCAATGACAAACCACTTGTTCCTTCATTGCCAGGATGCAGCAACCTATCATTAGAATGTGCAGGGAGGTAGCTAATGTTTCCAGCTCCTATAAAGACGCTTGAAGTCTTTTTTTACCGAGCCCCAGCAGTCAGCACAGTGTGGGCTCAGAGGACGAACCTTGACTGACACGTTAGAAGCAActtgacatttcaaaataattcAGTTCTGggacaaaagtgaaaaaatgcAGCCCCTAAGCAGTTTACATAGAAAGTTCAATTTCAGTCGGCATTCATCAAATTACTGAGACTGGACGACAGCCACATTTGGAAAAACAGCGAttcactgaaaaagaaaactgttggaCCAACTTTAGAATGACTGATACTTGGTGACTTACAAATGAATTAAGTTTAACTTAacaagttattttaaaacacttgctaactttaatttgaagaaaCAGAATTCAATTGTGTGTCACcaatttaagtatttttttaaagatggtaatacattttcttttttcagtgttcAGTGCAGTACAGGGATGCCAGGgtgagaaagtaaaaaaaaacagtaatatTTACTTCTGTTTTTATGCAATGATGAAATTAATTAAGAAAATGACTTATCTTCTTCTTTCCATATAATATTAGAATATAAGTGCCTCATTATTGTCTTCTGGAGCAGTAATGTGGGAGAGTCTTATTCATACGTGCAACATTAAGTGATATAAACATTAAACTGTGTCCAGTGTGACCATCACAAACTCTTATATGAATATCAATTGTTACCATAGTAACATGTCTGTATTTCTATCTTTCCAGCTGCTGAATAAAGTGACTGATCTTCCTTGTACATCTCTACTCCTTGCTACAATTTCTAATCATGTGGATTTGATGGCAATGGAAACCTTTAGGTACCTCATGTTTGAATTAAGGAGAGAGACTGTTTAAGAGACTTAATAAAAGGCATCAGGATACAGACAGACATCGGGACGTTTCTTTGGACCAGCCAAACAATCTAAAAGATGCCATATATCGAGAAGATAACAACATTACTGAAGAAGTTtgagcattttgtttttgtttttgtttcatacTATTTTCCCCTATTAAATTGTTCAAAGTGAATTTATACAATTGCTGTCACcggaaaaaacatttaacctgCAGTTAAACCAAGACTTCACCTTCAGACGTTACATTATAGTGTGTTCATCTCCTGTGAATCAGTTTACAGAGGGtggctgtgtggctgtgtgttgcATTTACTTGAAGTATGTACAGTGTGGTGCTCTATGTGAAATGAATGACACACTTTGACTGATTATAAACATCCCAAGCAGAGAAAGGCTTGCAGACCTAGATGTAGTGATACATAAAggacacaaaaacatatttgtctgtaagaaaataaaactgtcttcAAACTATTGCTGACGTTCCAGTTGTTTCTTAAACTGGCCGAGGAACAGCGCAGAGATTTACTGTTCGTCCTGCTGGCACCACACCCTCTTTGTCTCCTGTCTCACTTGTTAAACTGTCTCTCTTGttttcccttccttcctccttcccccgctcgctctctcccgctctctctctctttccctctccttctctctctcgctcattttttttaatgaggtcTCTCTGTGCCTTTGCCTGGCCGGTCAGGGACAGTTAATTCCtcaaaaaaagaacatgttaaTGTGCAATTAAGGACTCAAGGAATATTTATAGCCTGTATGGACTTACCCTCTAGGTTGTAACTTGATCCTATTCCAGTTGTGTATCTTGGTGCTTGAAATCATTAAAACTTTGGACGAAAacactgaaaagagaaacagcatAGCTGAACTAAACTGATCAGTAACTTGCTTTTGTAATTCAGTATCACCGAATGTTGGCCATATTGCATTATGTCAaaccatgaaaaataaaaactcctgGCAGTGAAGTGACTGGTAGTCCCACATCTATCATAAGACCTCATACatagaaacaacacacaaactttGTCCCAATTCCGGGGCCGGCTTCTTCAGAGGATGTGGTCTATGAGGCTCACGAAGACCAAACGGAAAATAAACGGCCTGTTCTATGGAGGATTTTTGTGATACGCGTCACCAGTGTGTCACGCCCTTACTGCTGTCGCTTAGCAACAGCTGCAGTTGGACGCGCCAAAAGTGTGATACTGACTTCTTGATGCTTACTGGTGCCATGacatctttgaaaaacagtttgtcactgaagcacaGTGAATTCTGGGATAGGTTGACCTGGGGAGGATCTACCTGAGCCTTTGTTTCATGGGATagaaggacgcatttgtcggcTGAATTCGAAAGAATATTATTTCGAGTATTCGAAAGAGGACAGCCTGGTCACACCGCTGTGATGCAATCAGTATTTAAACGCAGCCGAAGGAttcagcccctgaattgagacacagctgctgtctctTCAGTCCACTTATTTCTGTAGACTTAGCAtccttgatttatttaatcCTCAGTGCAAGTTAATAAGAAGCAAAGGTAGAGTCTCTCACAGATCAGAAGATTTaataatatttgatatattCAGTATTGGCAGAGCTTGAAAATTGTATATAAATGGCATTCAACATTTAGCTGCACTTTACATTAAAGTTATGTGGTAATCTGCTCTTATcttaaggctgctgcacactggaggATAATCGGACAGATTTTAGACCTGATTTGCCCCTTCTGACAATCACAGGGTCGGGGAGAgtatctgcccaaataatcctgaagtggGAGATGTTTACAAACTAATCTTAATGCTACCCATTAAATTGGAGCCTCTGCAATCTCCAATCGTAAATATCAAACTTGTTTGATATAATCGGTATCGTGACCTGACCGGGAGGCGTCACCAACCGGATGTAGCATACTGGTACAGCtgtgactgaaaacaacaacacatttccaactcacctccagctcgCGCTGCAAAATGTATACTCCTTCTCAGCTATGATttcatcaatgtttttttattttagtttttttgtcctccttcatgtttatttttggtGGCGGTAACACACCTAAAAGTTGTTTGCCAACCGCCattaaaaaactgaagaagaaaaattaGACTATCGCAAGTTTCTGTGAGATTCCAAATCTCTTGAATTgccactgtgaaattgtttcctaCAAACGACAAGTGTGTGGTCTGATGTTCTGGCCAGatcatccagtgtgtgtgttctgacgATTAAATGATTACAAATCTGTTAAACCTGTCAATATGTCTGAGGTCTCCCACATTGTTAAAATTAGtaaagagttgaaaatcctctagtgtgcaccAGGCTTTACCAAACTCTGACTTGTAGAAGATCGAAGGACTGGTGAGTTTTCAGTAAAGGCTCCATTCACACTCGCAGGTGTTTCCAGTTGTTCAGATCAGACGTCTGCAGGTTCAAGTTAGGAAGTGAATCAAATTCACAAATCTCTCAGCTCCGTGTGCACGATGTAAGAATCAAGCCGCACAGTAGATTGATGCAGATGCCAATCAGTTGGATTTTAGTTTTCAGATTCAGGATTTCTGCTTTTTTCAGGGGAGAGGGTTGTACTGACAAATGTTTTAGAGCTGAAGGGCTGCACATGGTTCAAAGTTTGTGATTAAACATAATATAACAGCGAAATTAAGTTCTGCCAACAAACCCTccctgttttaatttgaatgagCTCAACAGAGTCATATGACACGCTGATTAAGAGAGGCTTTAGTTCACTGAACTGTGGAGCTGCTTGTTCTGTGGATCCTGGCTTTCAGCAGGTGACTGATTAGAAAGCTGATCACGCAGAGACGTCACATCTGGGATCAAATGACAAATCCAAGAATTCACGTCATCTCAAGACGGACCGACTGATTAAAACAGATGCAGT
The sequence above is drawn from the Hippoglossus hippoglossus isolate fHipHip1 chromosome 7, fHipHip1.pri, whole genome shotgun sequence genome and encodes:
- the LOC117764970 gene encoding twist-related protein 2-like, whose product is MREEEQSNDDHPEGGVVSSQDNMGRPPSNACPVVVETPGATGRKRQTGSHPEDHVATVAPATVVDDSKVKPGDEIQVYTPSGTKRLKRSPLHRPPSSGPSLSPVPGPSPEDLLALEDPHGQRVIANIRERQRTQSLNDAFASLRKIIPTLPSDKLSKIQTLKLASRYIDFLYQVLESDEMDSKQAGCNYLAHERLSYAFSVWRMEGAWSTMSASH